One window of the Ictidomys tridecemlineatus isolate mIctTri1 chromosome 11, mIctTri1.hap1, whole genome shotgun sequence genome contains the following:
- the Ldlrap1 gene encoding low density lipoprotein receptor adapter protein 1 isoform X2: MDALKSAGRALIRSPSLAKQSWGGGGRHRKLPENWTDTRETLLEGMLFSLKYLGMTLVERPKGEELSAAAVKRIVATAKASGKKLQKVTLKVSPRGIILTDNLTNQLIENVSIYRISYCTADKMHDKVFAYIAQSQHSENLECHAFLCTKRKMAQAVTLTVAQAFKVAFEFWQVSKEGPAESHFSHPMEGQWPSPSLGVLVRLQWLLQVVLPPDWRPKTTPRLLAACLLPRDCRRQCRGLRLLLAVP; encoded by the exons ATGGACGCGCTCAAGTCCGCGGGGCGGGCGCTGATCCGGAGCCCCAGCCTGGCCAAGCAGAGCTGGGGGGGCGGCGGCCGGCACCGCA AGCTGCCTGAGAACTGGACGGACACCCGGGAGACGCTGCTGGAGGGCATGCTCTTCAGCCTCAAGTACCTGGGCATGACACTGGTGGAGCGGCCCAAAGGCGAGGAGCTGTCAGCCGCTGCTGTCAAGAGGATCGTGGCCACT gCCAAGGCCAGTGGGAAGAAGCTGCAGAAGGTGACTCTCAAAGTGTCACCCCGGGGCATTATCCTGACTGACAACCTCACCAATCAGCTCATTGAGAACGTGTCCATTTACAG GATCTCCTACTGTACGGCAGACAAGATGCACGACAAAGTCTTCGCATACATTGCGCAGAGCCAGCACAGCGAGAACCTCGAGTGCCATGCCTTCCTCTGCACCAAGCGGAAAATG GCACAGGCTGTCACCCTCACTGTAGCCCAGGCCTTCAAAGTCGCCTTTGAGTTCTGGCAGGTGTCCAAAGAAG GTCCTGCTGAGTCTCATTTTTCCCACCCGATGGAAGGGCAGTGGCCATCTCCCTCCCTTGGGGTGCTTGTGAGACTTCAGTGGCTTCTTCAAGTTGTCCTTCCTCCTGACTGGAGACCTAAAACTACCCCAAGACTGCTCGCAGCCTGCCTCCTGCCCAGGGATTGCAGGAGACAGTGCCGGGGTCTGAGGCTTCTGCTTGCTGTGCCTTGA